A region from the Antennarius striatus isolate MH-2024 chromosome 22, ASM4005453v1, whole genome shotgun sequence genome encodes:
- the LOC137588999 gene encoding protein FAM180A yields the protein MTRRWAPVIAIYLSVYLAAAQHDRKGLYPSVYRIKRGTHWLISPTFQRSVGDVSLLFEILLAGMQIHSAGHTMLIPDEELTSLRSVKELEVICEDILPKKLSDIRRLAAKLAERRRPLSWLDFERTVLTLVYSAQTLARVGNQYQRVVWMDIVMKLATAIENDLKIS from the exons ATGACACGAAGATGGGCTCCTGTCATCGCCATTTACCTGTCCGTCTACCTTGCAGCCGCTCAGCACGATAGGAAAG GTCTGTATCCATCTGTATATAGGATAAAGCGTGGGACACACTGGCTGATCAGCCCCACATTCCAACGTTCGGTGGGAGATGTCAGCCTGCTTTTTGAG ATCCTGCTAGCTGGGATGCAGATCCACAGTGCTGGGCACACCATGCTGATCCCGGATGAGGAACTGACCTCCCTGAGGAGCGTGAAGGAGCTAGAGGTCATCTGTGAAGACATACTGCCCAAGAAGCTCTCTGACATTCGGCGTTTGGCAGCAAAGCTGGCGGAGCGCCGGCGGCCTCTCAGCTGGTTGGACTTTGAGCGGACGGTGCTGACCCTGGTGTACTCTGCCCAGACGCTAGCTCGCGTCGGCAACCAGTATCAGAGAGTGGTATGGATGGACATTGTGATGAAACTGGCCACGGCAATTGAAAATGACCTCAAAATCTCTTGA